GAAGAATTCGATATTCTCCCCGCCAGCGAGAAGCTCGCGAACAATAAGAACATCCAGACGCTGCTCGAAGCGCCCAAGAGCCGAGAGCGTCTGGGAATGACTCTCGACAAGCTCGAGATGGACTACGACTACATTGTCGTCGACACTCCACCGTCGCTCAATGTTCTCACCGACAACGCCCTCGTCGCGACGGGGAACGTTATCATTCCAGTCCTCCCTGAGAAGCTCAACGCCAATAGTCTCCGAATTTTCGCGAAACAGCTCCAATCCCTCGAACCTGCCTACGGGGACGTCAACCGCCTGGCTATCGTGTGCAATCGGGTCGAGCAGAACGCCGAACACCGGAACACGATCAAGCAAATCGAATCTGCCTACTCGCTGCCTCTCTTCGAGATCCCGAAGCGGACGGATCTCTCGCAATCGATCGGTGAAGGCGTATCGATCTTCGGCTTCAGCAAGGAGAACAAGCGTGTCGAAGACGCCCGCTCGCTGTTCAACGACATCGCCGACCTGCTTGACGAGACCTTTGAGAAAACCCCGCCAACGGAGGTTGAAGCATGAGCGACGATTGGGGAAGCGCCTCAGGTATCGAAGGCAACTACGATGACGACGAGGAAACGGAGGAAACGAACGAGACGAGCGAGGTGACCGAGACGACTGAAACCAGTTCCTCGACTGGAACGCAGGAAATGACTTCACCGAACGAAACGAAGGAAACGAACAAAACGAATATCAAGGAGGAGTGGAACGGCCGGACGATCTACATCCCGGACAGCATCCTCGACGACTTGGAGGATACGTACCTCGAATCCCAGCTGAAACTCCGGAAATCGGGCCGTGACGAATTCAAGAAGAACCGGCATTTCTACCCGCTCCTCGTGCAGTTCGGCCTCGAAGCGCTCTCAGACGCCGACGTCGACGACATCCAGGCTCGGCTCTCCGACATCGGCGACGAATAACCCCCGATATACAGTCGAATCAGCCCCTTCTGGCTTCCGCGCTGACCGCGCTGGTGCCCGTCATCCGGTAGGGAAGCGATAGGGCATCACGAATCGAAGAGCCCGACCAGGTCATCACGCATTTCATCCCGGCGATGGCGACGTCGCTCGGGCTTCGAGAGGTAGTTATCGAGGACGACCTCGGCTGATTTCGAGCCCTGTTCTTCTGCGATACCCTCGAATCGCTCAGCCACTCGTTTGACCGCTGCCCCGTACGCAGTGTACCAGTATCGACGTCCCATCTTCGGCGTCGGCGCCGTCCCGTCGACGGCAACCCCAGCTTCCTCAGCGAGGTCGCGGAAGTGCCGCCGGGCGGTTTCCGTCGATATATGACCGGATTTCGACGAGGATGACGGCAGAAGGTAGCCATTCCAGTCGTCATCGAACTCGTCGTGGAGATCGTCGATCCGTGACTCGAGTTCTTCGACGCCAACCAGTAACGCGACTGTCCCCGGCCCGTTCTTGCGCTCATCCTCCTCGAAGCCGATGTACGGGTCTGGACCCTCGGGGTCGTCCTCGTCAGGAGTGAGCGTGAGCTGGCGTGAATGGAGCGCACAGACTTCGATCGGCCGCAGTCCCCATCCACAGACACCAACGACAAGAAGGCGGTCAGCCGACGTCTCGGCCGTCCGGTAGAGAGCCTGGATCTGGTCGGCGTCGAGGGCGGGATTGTCCCAGTCGGGTGCCGAATCCCACCCGAATCTGCGTTCGAGCCGCGTCGTCGGGTCGTAGTCGGCTTTCCCGAAGTCGACACGGTGCTGGTAGAACTGCCGAACCTCCTGAACGTACTTGCGACGCGACGCGTGCGTGTTCAGCGTCTCGTCGAGCCGTCGGAGGACGTCGAAGGTGTCCGCGACACGGGCCTTCTCCTCGGAACTCCCCCGTTCAGACCGGAGTGGTGAGAGCAGGTCGTCGGTGTCGTTCACCTGCTGGTAGGTCTCGACGTAGCGGCGAAGGACCGAACGTCGGGTCGCGACCGTCGATTCAGCGCGTCCCTGCCGGTCCCGGAGCTCACGCAGGTAGGACTCGAGCGCCTGACGGGTCTCCTGATCGTCGACGAACGCGAACGGGCTGTCGTCGTCTTCCTCGTTGTTTGGCGGAACCCCGATCTCGGCGTAGAAGTCTCCGGGTGAGAGGTCGAAGTTCCGGGAGAGATGCGCGATGAAGCCTCGATAGTGGTCACTCAACCACGCGTACGTCGGCGTCTCGTGGTCGGGGTCGAGCCCGTCAGCCCGCATCTCCTGGGCGATTTCCTCCTGGTAGAAGGCCTCGCAGTCCTCGATATCCATCGTGCTGTAACGTGGTGGGTCGGTGGTAGTTTCTGTGGACATGGATGATGACGGTCGTGACGGGGTGCCGAGTGGAGCGCTGTTGAGTTCGGGCTTCCAATTTTGATGACGAAATCGCGCTACGGAAGGCGACCTGCTGTGTGTGCCCCCGATTCTAAGACCTGGATTTTCGGTGGGTAGAGCGATAACCCAAGTTCACTTAGGTGTTGTGGTGTGGCGTTTTCTAATCCAGAAAACCACAGCAACACCACCAACCCAGATTTGATGTCTAATTGGGATAAATCGTATATGGCTATACAATCTTCTCTGCCGGGCCTTCCTGCGCGTTTGGATTTCTACTCACCGTACGCTCGGCGGACTGTACCGCTCGTCAACCGGTCAGCGGTCAATGGACAACCGCCACCGTTCTGACAAACTGAGTCGCTACTCAGCGGCGCCCCTCGAGGTATTGTTCCCCGGGTGTTCGTCGGTCATCAGTTTTCTTAGTCGGAGAGCGTCTAACAGCCGAGAGTGAATTATTCATTCTGTTTCGTGGGCATTCCCGAGTCATAATGGATGCGTTGAATCCGGAACTCGCCGTTTTCGACTGTGACTTCCAACGCTTCATTGCTCCCAGTCACTCGGTTCCAGCCCGACACCGTCGTTGACGCCGTCTCAGTGCCACTGGAACGATTGAGAGTGACTGTGACTCGGTACTCGGTATCTGCAGAGAGGTCAAACAGAAGCTCGCGATGGCTCGAAGAGGCAGCAGTACAGGAAATGACGTCGGTGAGGGTACTTTCAGAGACCTCTCTGATAGATATTGTTACTGGATGGGAGTCTAACCCGACATTACGGATGAAGAGATGCCACGGTAACTCACCCGCGCCGTCTGCTTCGCTTTGATACACGTAATCGTCACATGACTGTGTTACTGTGCCGGTACTGTTCGTGGATGGATTTGGTTCACTATCCGGACTCGCCACCATCGAGTCGACACAGCCAGTCATACTTACGCCAACAGCAACCCCAAGCCAGTCAAGAACTGTCCGGCGATACATACGAATTGGTCGTGCGACGACACTAATACACTCCCGATGGTTCAATCGCTGATTTTATCGAACTACTGAATCGTCCCCAGTGATACACACGCGGCACGCGTCAAACGATAGACGTAGAGCGTGGGTCTATCGCTCCGACGAGATTGCTTCCCTGCTCCGTTTTTGTCAGGCGACGTCTACGTCTGTAGCTCCCCGGCGATAGACAACCCAGTACGCGACGGAGAACGCGAGAACGAATCCGATAATCGTCACGGGCAGCGTCGAGTAGGGGTCAGGAGGGAGGAAGAGGCCTGGAATACCAGCGACAAGCGCGAATACCACCGTCGCCACCAGGAAGAACTTCAGCCAGCGTTTCATGAAATCGGTGTTTATCGCGAGGTGACATAAATCTCCATGCGTGACGGTCGTTACACACGGCACGGTCGAACGATAGACAGAGAGCGTGCGTCTATCAACGCATCCACTTACGGTCGCGGAACGTACTTGTCAGGACAGATATTATCAACAACAATGAATCTCCGTCGGTGGGGGTCGATCGCACTGGTTATGCTTGAAGTTTCACTTGTTGGCGTCGGGGGTGCTGCTGCAGTCGGTATCGGCCCGTTCGCGCCCACCGAGTGCCCAGCGTACGTCCTCTCCATCTTCGATTACTCATCGTGGACGCCTGAGTCGCCCGTTGTTCCGTACGAGACGCTCACTGAGTACCAGCAAGATCGATTCCGCGTAAGCGTTGAGGTGGACGGTGCCTCCGTTCCACTCAATGAAACGCAGTGGGCGAACGGCGCTGACGCTCCTCAGTATATCAACTACCGAAACTCGACGTACCATGCGACCTACTACGGAACCGAGTGTAACGTCTTTCAGGAGATCTATCGAATGGGTGGGCCAGCACTCATGCTGGTCGGGGTGGCGCTCGTCATGGGTGGTTCCCGGCTCAAGCGACCATCCTCGTAGCTGTTTGACCCAGAGCGTGGGTCTACCATCGATTTGGAGTACGCGAACATTCTTGCGGAAAAATTTATACTATCGTGTGGGTGAGTCACCACATGGTCTCGCCTTTGGTCCTCCACCCCGCTCGAATTTTTGGTGCTGTACTGGTCGTTGTTGGCCTCTTCGTTGCAGGATACGGTCTTTATCAAGATACGACCGCACCAGCCTGTTCTGGTCCGATCGAGTCACCAGAGGACGGACAAATGAGTGCTGGTGGCTGTCAAGAACCGGGCTTGTCGAAGCTATTCGGTGGTGCCAGTCTTGCAGTCCTCGGTGCACTCCTCGTAGGAGTTGCGACGTTCGCTCCGTAATGTGAAATGCTTCTCTTGATTTACTGATCTTCCTCCTGACCGGCATCGCCACGATCGTTGGTTCTGAGACGAACGTAGCCACTGAGCCGTAACATATCCTCACCGACGACAACCCGTAGGACGCCGTGGAGTCCTCGACTCGCGAAGTACGCTACGAGAGGACGCCAAAGAACCCAATCTGGGCTGTCGGTGGGTTGGACCCCATCGGCATGCTCATCTTACCGGCGCTCTGACCAGTCTTTGTGTCGTCCTCGACAACTCCCATCGTCAGCATACGACTAATCAGCACGGTCGGTCTCACGTGACACGCTCCTTTCGAGAGTGGGCGTTCGCCCGCCGGAGTGCCGCCCACAGTCGGCGCGTATACGACTGGTGGGGAAGGCACGACCTCGCCTACACCGTGTTCGTCAACGCGTTCCTGTTCGGGCGCGAGGCGCCGTTTCGAAACCGGACAGTGGCGGCTCTCGCTCTCGAATCGGGCGATCGGGTGGTCGATATCGGCTGTGGTATGGGCCAGAACTTCGAGTATCTGGCTGACGCGGTCGGACCAACTGGAACGGTCGTCGGCGTCGATACCAGCCGCGAGATGGTTCGCCGTTCGCTTGAACGTGGCGGGACGCTCGACACCTCCGTTTCGGTCCTGCGAGCGGACGCGACCCGACTGCCAATCGAGGACGGGCAGTTCGACGCCGTTTGTGCCACTCTCTCGTTGAGCGCGATAGCCGATGCGGTTGACGTGGTGCGAGACGTCTATCGCGTTCTCCGGCCGGGTGGGCGGCTCGTAGTTCTCGATACTAGGTCGTTCCGAACCGCACCCGGGCGGTGGCTGAACCCGTTCATCGAAGGTGTCTCGGCGGCCATCACTAACTGGTACCCTGACGCGGACATCGCCGACGCTATCGAGCAGACGTTCGACGATATCGCCGTTCGAACCTACCACGGAGGAACTGTCTACATCGCGGTCGGTCGGAAATCCGGTCCCTGAGGACCTGGCACTCGTCGACGTCGCCGGTAGACGACCAACCGTTTGTAGTGGCCAAGAGCGGACGCAGGTCTCCTTACGCGAGTACGACATCGAGTGTGAGCATCAGTGCGGCCCCGAACACGAGGCCGAGCGTCGCGATTCGTTCATGGCCCCGGGTGTGCGTCTCGGGGATGATCTCAGCGGCGATGACGTACAGCATTCCACCAGCAGCGAACCCCATCGCGTACGGTAAGAGGGGCGCGGCCACAGTCACTGCCCAAGCCCCTAATAGGGCAAGCGGAATCTCGACGACTCCCGCACGGATGCCGGCGACTGCAGCGTACCATGACCGGTCGAACCCAGCATTGATGGCCGCGACGGACACCGCAAGCCCCTCAGGGATGTTCTGGATGCCAATTGCGAGCATGAGCGCGATACCGTTCCCGATGTTCCCACTCCCGAACCCGACGCCGACTGCAAGCCCTTCGGGCATATTGTGGAGCGTGATGGCGACGGTGAACAGGAGGACCGAAAGGACGCGGGCGTTTCCCGAATCGGAGTCCGTCGCAACGGGTCCGATCATCTCGGCGTGCCCGCCTGCGTGACTGTGTGTCGAATCACCCTCTCCCCCATCCGAGCGCGCTTCGGTCCGTGTGACGAGTCGATCACTGATAATCGGGCCAACGTAGTGGACCCACCGCTCGCCCCGGTCGAGGACGGCGACCCCGAACCCGAACCCGATGAGAACCGGCACGATTCCTGCCAGTGCGAATCCGCCAAGGGTGATGGCGCGGTAGCCGGACTCCGAGGCGAACTCGATACCGGGAAGGAGAAGGCTCGTGAAACTCGCCGACAGCATGACCCCAGCGGCGAACCCGAGTGCGGCATCGAGCCATCGCTCGGTCGGGTTTCGCCACACCAGTACGACCGACGCCCCGAGCAGATTCAGAAACGCGATGACGACACCACCGGCTAGGCCCTGCATGACCGGGTTCGTCCCAACGAGGTCGACGAACAATTCCTCGATACTCATCTATCAGGGTCCTCGTCCATCGAACACTCCATCTCTATCGAGTTCACGCGCCACTGTTATAATCGACACGAGTTCAGAATTCGAACTCTTCGTCCGATGCGGCGAAGGGAGCGACCGACGCGTTCCGCTGTGCGACCCACGCTAATCGGGGTACGTACGCTCCCAGGACTAACAGCGGTGCGACAGCAGCGGCAATGGTAATCGGAAGCGCGTACGCCATGACGATTGGCGGAATGGTCCCCGTCGCTACTGCGTGGTAGCCAAGCAACGCTCCGACGAGGACCAACTGCCCCGGAATGCCGACGTAGAGGATGATCCGCGAGAGGAACGCGAGTTCCTTCTGGATGTACACCGTCCGGAAATACTTCCGGGCGACGTCGATGTATATCATGACGTCACGGAGTCGCCCGAGGTGGTCCCGTATCGTCTTGTCGAGGGACTCATCTGCCGCACTCGAGAGGCGGTCGATCTCGTAGAGTTGGCCTGCGTGGTTGGTCCTCAGGGTCGCCGTGATGACCGCGTAGATACCGTTCTCGGAGGAGTCGAGGGCGCTGTTGACGTCGTCGGCGTCGGCTCGAACCGACTCGACGAGTGCATCGAGCCGCGACTGTAACTCCGGGGGATGTTCCCCGTCCGCTTCGTCGGCGAGATCCGCCGCGAGGTCATCGAGACTGTGGTGTAGTACCTGCAGGAATCGCCTCGGTGTCACCGGAGGAGCCGCTTCGACGACATCGTCGACGGACTCGCGATACGACAGTGCCTCCTGCAGACGCTGATGGAGTTCTCCCGGTGCACCGAGTTCGCGTGAGAGGACGAGCTGATTGATCGAGATAACGACGGTGATGAGTGTGAGGTTCCCGCCGAGGAACCCGCTCAGCAGGAACGACATCGGGCTCGTCGACGCGCCAGTCAGGATTCCTGCCCAGACGAGCACCGCTACTGTCCCGGCGATACACAGGAACGCACCGCCGAGGAGCCGCACTCGACTCGCTTCGAGCAGTAGCCACCGACTGATCGTATCGTCGGGCGTCTCTTTCGCGTATGTCCCCATGTCGATCGACGCCCTATCGCTCATTCGGAGTTGTTGTCGAAGCGAGTATGCTCAAAGGTTGGCCCCGTTTTGGGCTCGGATAGCATCTGTTCCAGTAGTACTGATCGCTCATACGGGTGGCTACTCGATACACACTCATTGCATCTCCGGCTTGGTGTCGTACTTGCCGTCCGTCTCCCCTCGCGCCAATGAGATCTCGCGAGGTATGCGACCGTCCTGACCATCTATCGGATTCGGTTGTTCTCTTCGACGGTTCAATCGTCCATCGACGGGTGGACTCGGCTCGTCATCCCTCGACTTGGATATCGAAAGCAGCAGTGACGAGCTCACCGTCCGGCTTCGCCTGCAGGAAGAGACGGTAGTGGCCGGGCGTCGGGAACTGCGCATCGAACGCAACCGTCCCGTCTTCCGGGTTCGTTTCGACCGGGTGGACATGGAGGTACGCGAGGTCCCCGTCACGGAGAGTGACGAGATGTCCGAGTGCGCCCAAGTACGGATGGAGCGACGCCGATGTCCCGTCTTCCCGTCGGACTACGAACGAGAGCTGACTCGCCTCACCCACCGAAATCAGTCCAGACTGCAATTCGATGTCGTAATCGGCAGCCGTCGCACGCCGCATTGCTTTCTGGTCAGTGTTCGGTTCGAACGTCCCCGATACGAGGAGGTCGATACCGAGCGTCGTGGGCCGGTCGTCAACGACGACGTCGACGAACGCCCGGTAGACGCCGCCGGCAGGAAGAGAGAACTCGGCGACACGCCACGTCCCATCAGCCTCTAAGGTCGGGTGCAGGTGCTGGAACGCCGTCAGGTCACGACGGACCACGATGAGATGGCTCCGCTCGCCGTGTGACTCCTCGAACTCCGTGATAGGGCGGCCGTCGCCACCGAGAATATGGAATGTCCACTCGACGGGGACGCCGGATTCGAAGATGGTGTTGTCGGGGACCAGTCGGAGACCGTCGGCGGCCAGCGAGAATCCACCGGCAAGATGGTGCCCACTCGTGGCTTCCATCTCGTTCGTCATGTCGTGGTGAACATCGGTCCCGTGCGATCGGGGGTGAGTAGTACGCATGTGAATAGGGAGGGTGTCTGAGGATATCTTCATAGCGCCGCTCCACGGCGTACTCGATATTCAGCCGCCCTGGGAGATTGGATTTTGAATCCCTCGATCGTAGTCTATTCGGCGTCGGCGAGTCGCTCGTACTGCTCGGTGATGTCGGCGGCGCACGTCGAGCAACAGACGACGTGTCGGTTCCCGCTCTCGACCTCGACGTCGACGCCGTCCTCGGTGATGGTGTTGCCACAGACCGTACAGACGAGTCCGAACCCGCCGGTCACGCCGAGGTGCGGGTCCCACCGCGTCCCGACGAGCGGTTCGACCGACCAGTCGGCGTCCGGGTACGCTTCAGAGAGGTCGCCGAGCAGCCCGTCGAGGGTCGACGTGTCGACCGTCGCCTTCGCGACGACCGTCCCGCCGACGCCACGAAGCACGTGTTCGACCGCCTCGTCGTCGGCCAACGCGTCGGCGAGCGGCTCGGCGGCGCTCGGCTGCACGCGAGCGACGACGAGCGACTGCTCGCCCGTCGTCAGCATCGATCGGTCGATATCGAGCGTGAACCGCCTGATGACGCCGAGTTCCCGGAGTCGGTCGACCCGGTTCGACACCGTCGGTGCGGACCGACCGATCTCGTCGGCGATCTCCCGGAACGACCGGCGGGCGTCCTCCAGGAGGAGGTCGAGGATCTGCCGGTCGAGGTCGTCGAACTCGACCATGGTCAGTCCGCGGCGGCTGCGCCCTCACGCATCTCCGAGGGGTCGCTCATGCCCTCCTTGACGCCGAACTCGACGAGCAGGACGTTGACCGGCCAGGCGACGAGGAAGCCGATCGACAGCGAGAACGCGAGCGCCGACCAGAACAGGAGGTCACCCATGTGCGCCTCGGCGGCCAGCAGGAGGTCGGTGCCGATGGCAAAGATTTCCATGATGGTAATCGAGGGCGTCTCACTCAGGAGGGCGTCCCACGTCGCCTCTTTGAAGCCCACCCCGTCCTGCATGAGCGGGCCGATGGTGAGCGCGTACCCGAAGAGGTACGCGAACCCGAAGGTGACGGCCGCGACCCAGCCGACGGTGAGTGCGAGGATCCCCTGTGCGAGGGTGATGCCGACGACTTCACCCGCGCCACACCCCGAGTAGCAGTGGCTCGTCGAGCGGAAGCCCCGTCTCCACAGCGAGTCATTGGGAATCTGCGTCCGTCCGGAGTACCAGTACACCCCGAGTCCGAACGGTCCAGAGTAGGCGACCACGAGCGTCCAGACGGCCTTCATCATCGAGGGCAGCGGCTGGTTGTTCGACCGGAGGTCCCACCACAGCATCCCGAGACAGGCGAGGACGAGGACCGCCCATGCCCCGACGACGACGGGGTTCGACAGAATCGGGACGAGTACCTCGCGGGCCGGTTCGAACGCCCGCTCGATCTGTTTGGCGATTCCCGCGAGCCCGCCGGTCGATTGGAGCACGGCGGGTCCGACGACGCTAGTGCTTGTGGACATCGTCTACTACACGGTTCACGCGGCTCGTTTAATGCGCTTGTCCCTCAGCATCCAAAGCTGTGTACCGTATAGACGGGTTCTCTCTCCGCGTGAGTGTACTCTAGTGATGATGCTCCGCTCACGCCACCCTTCGAAACGGTGCTCGGGCCGCGGGCCGAGATTTCGATTCACCGACTGAACCCACACCGAAATCGAACTTCGTAAACTACGCCGCACTGACACACGGCGGTCGACCGGCCGTCTTCGGCACTCTCCGGGGTGCTCCGTGAATAGCTCATCAAGGTTGTGCTCGCACAGCGGCCTTGCTTCGTTAGCGAAAACCCGCTTGAATCAGGGGGCCCTCTCTCTATACGCGATGACGCTCCAAGAACTCGACCACCTGAGCGAGGAACAGCGCGACTGTATCGACAACTGTACCGAGGCCGTCCAGGCCTGCGAGTGGTGTGCCGACGAGTGTGCCGGCGAGGGCGAAGGCATGGCCGAATGCATCCGACTGTGCCGTGACGTCGCGGACATCGCGTCGCTGCATGCGCGGCTCATGGCGCGTGACTCCAACTACAGCACGCAGCTCGCTGAGGCCTGTGCCGGCGCCTGCGAGGAGTGCGCCGAGGAGTGCGAACGGCACGAGGCCGACCACTGCCAGACGTGCGCGGAGGTCCTCCGCGAGTGCGCGGAGTCCTGTCGCAGCATGATGAGCTAAGTCGGTTCACGATACCGAGCGACGAGGCGGCCGGACACTCTCGGTCGGAATTTTTCACGAGAGAAGCGACCCAGCGACCGGGTCCCCGGCTGTGACTACGGGTACTGGGGCAGTTCTAGCGACCCGAGTCGAGACACTCCCCGACAGCAACCGGTGAAGGCGTGATCGCTCCGGGCCCCTCATCACGATCATGTCGATGTTCTCCTCGATAGCGTAGTCGACGATTACATCCGCGGGAAACCCGACTCGGAGTGCTTCGACGGTCCGACCCGACGACGTCTCTAGCCGGTGGGTAACCCGACGAATGATCCGCTTGCCGGTTTGTCTGACCGGCTGTGGGACATCGTCTATTCGCGCGTCCCCAACGCCCGGCGGGAGGGTGTTCCGGCTTACGACGTGCAGGACATGGATTGTCGCGTCGAACTCCGCCGCGAGTGCGCCGACATGGCGCATCGCGTTCCGAAATCGGTCCCCGACCGCGTCTCCCGATGTGGAATCAGTTGTGTCCCTGCTATCACAGCCGACCGTTGGGAGAAGAAGCCGGTCGTACATCCGTACCGCATTCGTTCGGCTGGACTGACAAAATTGTGTCGACAATTCCTCGCTGAACTACTGAGGGGCGTTC
This portion of the Halomarina litorea genome encodes:
- a CDS encoding ParA family protein; translated protein: MTDTNTARITVANQKGGAGKTTDVIHTGGALAARGHDVLLVDIDYHGGLTCSLGYSDLYYDTDRTTLFDVLDFDQMESVNDITVEHEEFDILPASEKLANNKNIQTLLEAPKSRERLGMTLDKLEMDYDYIVVDTPPSLNVLTDNALVATGNVIIPVLPEKLNANSLRIFAKQLQSLEPAYGDVNRLAIVCNRVEQNAEHRNTIKQIESAYSLPLFEIPKRTDLSQSIGEGVSIFGFSKENKRVEDARSLFNDIADLLDETFEKTPPTEVEA
- a CDS encoding integrase, producing the protein MDIEDCEAFYQEEIAQEMRADGLDPDHETPTYAWLSDHYRGFIAHLSRNFDLSPGDFYAEIGVPPNNEEDDDSPFAFVDDQETRQALESYLRELRDRQGRAESTVATRRSVLRRYVETYQQVNDTDDLLSPLRSERGSSEEKARVADTFDVLRRLDETLNTHASRRKYVQEVRQFYQHRVDFGKADYDPTTRLERRFGWDSAPDWDNPALDADQIQALYRTAETSADRLLVVGVCGWGLRPIEVCALHSRQLTLTPDEDDPEGPDPYIGFEEDERKNGPGTVALLVGVEELESRIDDLHDEFDDDWNGYLLPSSSSKSGHISTETARRHFRDLAEEAGVAVDGTAPTPKMGRRYWYTAYGAAVKRVAERFEGIAEEQGSKSAEVVLDNYLSKPERRRHRRDEMRDDLVGLFDS
- a CDS encoding methyltransferase domain-containing protein, which gives rise to MFVNAFLFGREAPFRNRTVAALALESGDRVVDIGCGMGQNFEYLADAVGPTGTVVGVDTSREMVRRSLERGGTLDTSVSVLRADATRLPIEDGQFDAVCATLSLSAIADAVDVVRDVYRVLRPGGRLVVLDTRSFRTAPGRWLNPFIEGVSAAITNWYPDADIADAIEQTFDDIAVRTYHGGTVYIAVGRKSGP
- a CDS encoding ZIP family metal transporter encodes the protein MSIEELFVDLVGTNPVMQGLAGGVVIAFLNLLGASVVLVWRNPTERWLDAALGFAAGVMLSASFTSLLLPGIEFASESGYRAITLGGFALAGIVPVLIGFGFGVAVLDRGERWVHYVGPIISDRLVTRTEARSDGGEGDSTHSHAGGHAEMIGPVATDSDSGNARVLSVLLFTVAITLHNMPEGLAVGVGFGSGNIGNGIALMLAIGIQNIPEGLAVSVAAINAGFDRSWYAAVAGIRAGVVEIPLALLGAWAVTVAAPLLPYAMGFAAGGMLYVIAAEIIPETHTRGHERIATLGLVFGAALMLTLDVVLA
- a CDS encoding Lrp/AsnC family transcriptional regulator, with the translated sequence MVEFDDLDRQILDLLLEDARRSFREIADEIGRSAPTVSNRVDRLRELGVIRRFTLDIDRSMLTTGEQSLVVARVQPSAAEPLADALADDEAVEHVLRGVGGTVVAKATVDTSTLDGLLGDLSEAYPDADWSVEPLVGTRWDPHLGVTGGFGLVCTVCGNTITEDGVDVEVESGNRHVVCCSTCAADITEQYERLADAE
- a CDS encoding DUF4396 domain-containing protein, with the protein product MSTSTSVVGPAVLQSTGGLAGIAKQIERAFEPAREVLVPILSNPVVVGAWAVLVLACLGMLWWDLRSNNQPLPSMMKAVWTLVVAYSGPFGLGVYWYSGRTQIPNDSLWRRGFRSTSHCYSGCGAGEVVGITLAQGILALTVGWVAAVTFGFAYLFGYALTIGPLMQDGVGFKEATWDALLSETPSITIMEIFAIGTDLLLAAEAHMGDLLFWSALAFSLSIGFLVAWPVNVLLVEFGVKEGMSDPSEMREGAAAAD
- a CDS encoding four-helix bundle copper-binding protein, whose amino-acid sequence is MTLQELDHLSEEQRDCIDNCTEAVQACEWCADECAGEGEGMAECIRLCRDVADIASLHARLMARDSNYSTQLAEACAGACEECAEECERHEADHCQTCAEVLRECAESCRSMMS
- a CDS encoding universal stress protein; protein product: MYDRLLLPTVGCDSRDTTDSTSGDAVGDRFRNAMRHVGALAAEFDATIHVLHVVSRNTLPPGVGDARIDDVPQPVRQTGKRIIRRVTHRLETSSGRTVEALRVGFPADVIVDYAIEENIDMIVMRGPERSRLHRLLSGSVSTRVARTAPVPVVTAGDPVAGSLLS